GTCATATAAAACGAGTTAGATATTAATCTAGTTATAATTGAAGTCACGACAGATAAAAATAAAAATAAAAGAATGAAATGTATTAAGATAAATACTGCTATATCCACATTATGTTATTGAGTAACAAATTTTAATTATTAACTACTGCTTTTTAAACTTTTTTAAGATAAAGTTAATTAAGTTAATCTCTTTAACAAAAAATATGGATAAAAATTGGTTCTCCACACCTCAAGAAATTAGAGAAGGCATAAAGTATCTCTCAGCACATTTTTATCCAGTTAATTTAATGGAAAGATGGAAGATTCTGAAAAAGTTCTCATTTGAAAAAGCAAAAATAATAACAAATTACTCTCTTCAACAAGTTATTGAGGAAATAGAACATTTTGATTTCTTTAAAGAATATTTTAAGGAAGATCCTTTAACTACTGTTAGGCTTCCCGATTCATATATAAAGCTATTTGATGGATTAGTTGAAGATTTCCAAAATGAGAAATGGAAAGATAACGTTGCTACTAGATTTCATATGATAACTGAAGGAGTATTAGCAACTGTAGGTTTAAAAATACTCAATGAGACTTCAAAGAAATATAACTTAATTGAATTTAATGAAGGAATAAAAAGGATAATTGAAGATGAAGCAAGGCATGTTAACTTTGGTTTTTCGCTTATAGAAGACAAAGAATATGCTGTGAGAAGAATAGAGGAACTTTTCCCATTAGCTATTCAGATAATTAAGGATGGCAAAGATAAAATTGAGTTACTAGGTTATAAGATAGACGATTTAATATCATTAATGAATGAACTAAAAAACGCAAGAATAAACAAAATACTTAGTAGAACTAACTAAATCTTTTTTATTTCTATTACTAAAAAATTTATTGTGGAATCAGTTTTAATAAAACTCTTGGAAGAGAGACCAAAAAGTAGAGGTAGTAAAATAAGTGATAATGACTTAAAAAGATTAGCGAAGTTAGCTGAGGAAAACATAAAAATTATGGAAATCGTAGGTTGCTTTAACATTAAAGGGGAAGAAGTATATTGGAAGACCAACTGTATGGGTGGATCATATCAAAGTTAGATGAATTGAAAGGAAGCGAGACTGATAGATTTTTAAAATTTCTAGCTATTTTGAATACTTTTATGGAAGAAAAGAATCAAGGTAGAATTATAATAGTAGGTGGTTTTGCTGCAGAAATTTACTCTGGAAGAGGTTATAGGACTGGTGATGTAGACATAATAGTTGAAGGTAATGTTGAATTAATAAAGAAAGTACTTTCCAAAATTTCTGATGTAGGATTAAGGATAATGCTACCTAAAATAAGAGAAATATCTGAAAAAGGAATTGATATAGTTTCTAATGTGTATAACAGAAAGAAAAGTCCATTAAAACTTATAATAGATGAAAGATATTGGATCTACATTATCCCCCCAGAAGAAGTAGTACTAACTTACTTAGAATCATGGAAGTTTTGGAATAGCACCGAAGATAAAATTAAAGCTGTCTTAGTTTATTGTGCACAAAAAGATAAGTTAGATATAAAATACCTAGTAGAAGAATCAAAAAGTAAAAATGTTTATGATTACTTTCTTAAACTTAATGATTATTGTTAACTTCTTTTATTCCATAATAAAGAGCATTATTAGGCAAAAATGAATTTACAGAATATAAAAAATATTTTTGAGTTTTAAATCCACTAAATTCCATAAACTTTTTCAATTCCCACGGAAGATAGAGTCTGTAGTTTCTCCTAACTATTTTATTATTAATTTTGCTTTCTAATTTCACAAATCTTCTAAAGAAATATTTCGGTTGAACTAACCAAACAGTAACTAAAATATCTCCTCCTTGCTTTAAGCATCTATAACTTTCCTTAATTGCATTTAAAGGATCTTTTAGATGATGAATTGAGGCAATGTAAAGTAAAGACTCAAAAGAATTGTCTCTAAAGGGCATAAATTCCATGTCAGCTTGAACTAGATCTTCACAACCTTTCTTTCTTGCTTCGATAAGTTGTCTCAATGCAATATCTAGGCATACTGTAAATAATTTCCTATTCTTTAATGTCAAACAGTTCTGACCAGATCCACAACCAATGTCTCCAACAATTTTACCTTTAACGAAATTTAAATAAAGAAGAGGCTTTCTTCTATGAACAATATACTCATAAGCCTCTTTAGTCTCCTCTTTCTCATTCACACTTTTAACTTTGTATTAAATCCTTAAATTCATGAGGCTAGGAAAAATTGATGAAAAAATCTTCACTGAAATTATTTATCCTAATTTAGGCAAAAAACATAAAGAAGTAATCATTGAACCACAAAATGGAGTGGACACTGGTGCTATTGATTTAGGGGATGGGAGAGTTTTAGTTGTAAAATCTGATCCAGTATTTATAGTTCCTCAGTTTGGATTTAGAAAAGCAGCCTGGTTCGCTGTACACATTTTAGCTAGTGATGTTATGACATCGGGAATACCCCCTAGGTACGCTCTAATTGATTTAAACTTACCTCCAAAAATAACTGATGAAGATTTCAAGGAGATGTGGTTAGGCATTCATCAAGCTTTAGAAGAAATAAACGTTATGGTGGTTGGTGGTCATACTGGAGTTTATGAAGGAACTGATTATCCTATGGTTGGAGGATTTGCAATGATGGGTATTGGTGAAAAAGAAAAACTTGGAATGCCATCAAGAGTTAAAGTTGGGGATTATATAATTATGACCAAAGGACCAGCAATAGAAGCTACAGGCTTATTAACTAATCTTTATCCAGACTACTTTAAACAAAGACTTTCGCCAGAAGTATTTAAAGAAGCTTATGAAATGTATTGGAAGATGAGCTGTTGGAAGGATGGGTTAATTGCGTCAAATATAGGAATTCACTTAATGCATGATGCAACGGAGGGAGGAGTATGGAATGCCTTAGCAGAAATTGCTAGAGTTACTAAAAAAGAATTAAGAATTTATGAGGATAAACTTTTTATAAATAGAGCTGTTAAAGAAGTAACTTCGTTAGTTAATATAGATCCTTGGATATCGATAAGTGAGGGAACAATGATAATAATTAGTGATAAGGGAGAAGAAATAGTTAAGGCATTAAATAGAGAAGGAATTGAAGCTGGTATAATTGGAGAAGTTAAAGAAGGAGAAGGAGTAACTTTAGTTAAAAAAGATGGAAGTAAAAGTAAAATTGAACAGCCTAAAGAAGATCCATTCTGGAGAGCTTTCTTCGATTTAGCAAAAAAAGCTCAAAGTTAAATTTTTTGCCACTATTTATATACTGTGAAAGTTACTGTACAATTAGTTAGAGAAGGAAAAGAGATGATTGTTGAGTTACCAGATAAGGCTACAGTTAAAGATTTGTTAAAGAAGATAGGTTATAGAGTCCAAGGAAGTGTGGTAGTTAAAGATGGTTTACCAGTAGTGGAGAATGAGAGACTAAATGATGGTGATACACTACAAGTCTTCTTAGCTGCTTCTGGTGGATAATAATGGAAAAAATTGAAGATTTGTTAAAGAGAAAAAATGAAATACTTAGAAATCTTAAAAGCCCTAATAAGGCTATAAGGGAAGAGGCTTGGAAACAAATAAGTTATATTGTTGATACTGGAAATGGAAATTATCTTTCAAACTCACTAGGTTATTTAAGGTCTTTACTTTGGAATAGACTTCAAGGGGTAAGAGATGATGCTTGGGCCCATTTACCAGTTTATAAGGCTCTTTTGGTTCAAGGGATAGAAAGAGCATTGACAGCAAATTCAGATAGAATAAAATGGTCTGCTTGGTCACATGTTTTAGACTTAATCCAGTTGGGAATTGTTGATAAGGCAAAGGTTATTGAAGAAAGAAATTCTTATTGGAGATTGTTAAGGAGTAGATGGGTAACAATAAGGAAAAAAGCTTGGCATTTATTTGTAGAATTAGTTAAGAATGGAATATTT
The nucleotide sequence above comes from Sulfurisphaera javensis. Encoded proteins:
- a CDS encoding class I SAM-dependent methyltransferase, translating into MNEKEETKEAYEYIVHRRKPLLYLNFVKGKIVGDIGCGSGQNCLTLKNRKLFTVCLDIALRQLIEARKKGCEDLVQADMEFMPFRDNSFESLLYIASIHHLKDPLNAIKESYRCLKQGGDILVTVWLVQPKYFFRRFVKLESKINNKIVRRNYRLYLPWELKKFMEFSGFKTQKYFLYSVNSFLPNNALYYGIKEVNNNH
- a CDS encoding AIR synthase family protein, which codes for MRLGKIDEKIFTEIIYPNLGKKHKEVIIEPQNGVDTGAIDLGDGRVLVVKSDPVFIVPQFGFRKAAWFAVHILASDVMTSGIPPRYALIDLNLPPKITDEDFKEMWLGIHQALEEINVMVVGGHTGVYEGTDYPMVGGFAMMGIGEKEKLGMPSRVKVGDYIIMTKGPAIEATGLLTNLYPDYFKQRLSPEVFKEAYEMYWKMSCWKDGLIASNIGIHLMHDATEGGVWNALAEIARVTKKELRIYEDKLFINRAVKEVTSLVNIDPWISISEGTMIIISDKGEEIVKALNREGIEAGIIGEVKEGEGVTLVKKDGSKSKIEQPKEDPFWRAFFDLAKKAQS
- a CDS encoding MoaD/ThiS family protein; the encoded protein is MKVTVQLVREGKEMIVELPDKATVKDLLKKIGYRVQGSVVVKDGLPVVENERLNDGDTLQVFLAASGG